The following is a genomic window from Micromonospora cathayae.
GTGCGAGGCGACGAACACCCGGGAGGCCACCTCGCGGGGCAGCCGGATCTTCTCGCCGGACCGGTCGATGGTGACCGCGTCCCGCTCCTGAGCGACGGTGACCGTCGCGCCCGGGTCCACCCCGGCGGCGTGCAGTTGACGCAGCACGTCCCCGTCGGTCTGCACGCTCTCGCAGATCCGCCGGACGACGACCGTGCCGACGAGGCCCGGGAAGGCCAGGTTGCGTTCCCCCTCGGCGACCTCCGTGGTCGGCGGTGGGCCCAGCTCCTCCAGCCCCGGGATCGGGTTGCCGTACGGGGACCGGGTCGGGCGGTTGAGCAGGTCGTAGACCCGCTTCTCCACCGCGTCGCTCATCACGTGCTCCCACCGGCAGGCCTCCTCGTGGGCCTCCTCGTAGGGCATCCCGATCACGTTGACCAGCAGCAGCTCGGCGAGGCGGTGCTTGCGCATCACCGACACGGCGGTGTTGCGGCCCAGCTCGGTGAGCGCGAGGTGCCGGTCGCCCTCGACGGTGAGCAGCCCGTCCCGCTCCATCCGGGCCACGGTCTGGCTGACGGTCGGACCGCTCTGCCGTAGCCGCTCGGCGATCCGGGCACGCAGCGGCGGCACGCCCTCCTCCTCGAGTTCGAGGATGGTGCGCAGGTACATCTCGGTCGTGTCGACCAGATCATGCTTCACGGCAAAGGTCCTCCCGGAAACCGATGCTACCCCGGCGGCCGGCGGACGACCGCCGCCGAACCGCCGGTCAACGCCGCCGATGGTGTTGACTGGACCGCATGTCCGGTACCGAGGATCTGCTGGTGGAGGCGGCCGACCTGGCGGCCGAGATCGGTCACGCCCCGCCGCCCGCCCTGCTCGACGTCCGCTGGCGGCTGTCCGGCCCGCCCGGCCGGGACGACTACGCCGCCGGTCACCTGCCCGGCGCGGTCTTCGTCGACCTGGACACCGAGCTGTGCGGCCCGCCCGGCCGGGACGGCCGGCACCCGCTCCCCGACCCGGCCGCCCTCCAGGCGGCGCTGCGCCGCGCCGGTGTCCGCCAGGGGCGTCCGGTGGTCGTGTACGACGGTGGCGACGGGATGGCCGCCGCCCGGGCCTGGTGGACGCTGCGCTGGGCCGGGCACCGGGCGGTCCGGGTGCTACACGGCGGCTTCCCGGCCTGGGTGGCCGCCGGCCTGCCGGTCGACACCGACGCGCCCGACCCGGCTCCCGGTGACGTGACGGTGCGGCCGGGTGCCCTGCCGGTGCTGGACGCCGACGCCGCCGCCCGGCTGGCCGCCGCCGACGGGTCGGTGCTGCTCGACGTCCGGGCCACGCCCCGCTACCTCGGCGAGACCGAGCCGATCGAC
Proteins encoded in this region:
- a CDS encoding sulfurtransferase: MSGTEDLLVEAADLAAEIGHAPPPALLDVRWRLSGPPGRDDYAAGHLPGAVFVDLDTELCGPPGRDGRHPLPDPAALQAALRRAGVRQGRPVVVYDGGDGMAAARAWWTLRWAGHRAVRVLHGGFPAWVAAGLPVDTDAPDPAPGDVTVRPGALPVLDADAAARLAAADGSVLLDVRATPRYLGETEPIDPVAGHVPGAVNLPAGEYVTGGRFPAATDLRDRFAAAGVTVDRPVGAYCGSGVTAAQTVLALHLAGRPDAALYVGSWSGWVADPTRPVATGPTPG
- a CDS encoding metal-dependent transcriptional regulator; its protein translation is MKHDLVDTTEMYLRTILELEEEGVPPLRARIAERLRQSGPTVSQTVARMERDGLLTVEGDRHLALTELGRNTAVSVMRKHRLAELLLVNVIGMPYEEAHEEACRWEHVMSDAVEKRVYDLLNRPTRSPYGNPIPGLEELGPPPTTEVAEGERNLAFPGLVGTVVVRRICESVQTDGDVLRQLHAAGVDPGATVTVAQERDAVTIDRSGEKIRLPREVASRVFVASH